The proteins below are encoded in one region of Stieleria sp. JC731:
- a CDS encoding histidinol-phosphatase HisJ family protein gives MLFESHSHTPLCKHATGDPVEYAAVAESRGLSGIHITCHNPMPDGFSANVRMGIDEFDEYVDLVAKATDEFQNRVDVCLGLEADYFEGYEAFLEKQLASAEFHFVLGSVHPQIAEWRDKYWQGDLIEVQRTYFNLLAKAAETEMFDSISHPDLIKNFTDEAWDTTVALDLIRPALDRIAQTGVAMELNTSGVLKRIPEMNPFPEMLREMKLRNIPVTLGADAHVPERVGDGYVTAMGLLKDAGYEEVRYFRSRRPINVEIDQAIESLENSSANA, from the coding sequence ATGCTGTTTGAATCGCATTCACACACACCTCTATGCAAACACGCGACGGGTGATCCGGTTGAGTACGCCGCAGTCGCCGAATCTCGCGGACTTTCTGGGATTCACATTACCTGTCACAACCCCATGCCCGACGGGTTTTCTGCAAATGTCCGCATGGGTATCGACGAATTCGATGAATATGTTGACTTGGTTGCGAAGGCCACCGATGAATTTCAAAACCGGGTCGATGTCTGCCTAGGTCTCGAAGCAGACTACTTCGAAGGCTACGAGGCTTTTCTGGAAAAGCAGCTTGCCAGCGCCGAGTTTCATTTCGTGCTCGGCTCGGTCCATCCACAGATCGCCGAATGGCGTGACAAGTATTGGCAAGGCGACTTGATTGAGGTCCAACGGACTTATTTTAACCTGCTCGCCAAAGCTGCTGAGACCGAGATGTTTGATTCGATCTCGCACCCTGATTTGATCAAGAACTTTACCGACGAAGCCTGGGATACCACCGTCGCGTTGGACCTGATTCGTCCGGCATTGGACCGGATCGCGCAAACAGGCGTCGCGATGGAGCTAAATACCAGCGGTGTGCTGAAGCGAATTCCAGAAATGAATCCGTTTCCAGAGATGCTTCGCGAAATGAAATTGCGAAACATTCCGGTCACCCTCGGTGCGGATGCACACGTTCCCGAACGCGTCGGCGATGGCTATGTGACTGCGATGGGATTGTTAAAGGACGCGGGTTATGAAGAAGTCCGCTATTTTCGTTCAAGGCGACCGATCAATGTCGAAATCGACCAAGCGATCGAATCGCTGGAGAACAGTTCGGCGAATGCATAA
- a CDS encoding SGNH/GDSL hydrolase family protein, giving the protein MSVFAQVVVLLSALLFHPAVAADDSTSTNVDPKTSASSIQVRGGLASSLAAFQSGEGTVAFMGGSITEMEGYRPMVIESIKERFPSTEFDFINAGISSTCSHTGAFRFKQDVLAKEPDLLLVEFAVNDDQDASHSYQDAVRGMEGIVRAARQSRPQMDIVMVFFVNESMLKTVQSGKVPVSIAAHLSVAERYGVSTCNVAVELARLIEQGKMTWLEYGGVHPKRPGNRVAADLVDQVFERCEFREGSKPKSADQGPSESANLPSALDPFSFAKGDFLPRENVNVSDDWQWKQPDWDSIGGGFRSRFAGRELCVAESPSSECEIAFHGNAFGLYVLAGPDAGVVEYSVDGGVWEKQDLYHRFSRGLHYPRTVVLKSELSDGDHKVRLRVSREKNPESNGHAVRVLEFVAS; this is encoded by the coding sequence GTGTCTGTGTTTGCGCAAGTGGTCGTACTGCTGTCGGCTCTGTTGTTCCATCCGGCTGTGGCTGCCGACGATTCGACATCGACGAATGTCGATCCAAAGACATCCGCTTCGTCGATTCAGGTTCGCGGGGGATTGGCCAGCAGTCTTGCGGCATTTCAATCAGGCGAAGGAACTGTGGCGTTCATGGGAGGGTCGATCACCGAGATGGAAGGCTATCGGCCAATGGTGATCGAGTCGATCAAGGAAAGATTTCCCAGCACCGAATTCGATTTTATCAACGCAGGTATATCATCAACTTGTTCGCACACCGGAGCCTTTCGGTTCAAGCAAGATGTACTCGCCAAGGAGCCTGATCTGCTGCTGGTCGAGTTTGCGGTCAACGATGATCAAGACGCGTCGCACTCTTATCAAGATGCGGTCCGTGGAATGGAAGGCATCGTACGAGCCGCTCGCCAATCACGTCCGCAAATGGATATCGTGATGGTGTTTTTCGTTAACGAATCGATGTTGAAAACCGTTCAGTCCGGTAAGGTCCCAGTCAGCATCGCGGCGCACCTTTCGGTCGCAGAACGCTACGGTGTTTCGACATGCAATGTCGCTGTCGAACTGGCTCGATTGATTGAACAGGGAAAGATGACCTGGCTGGAATATGGTGGAGTTCATCCGAAGCGTCCTGGCAACCGTGTTGCTGCTGATCTAGTCGATCAAGTGTTCGAGCGATGTGAGTTTCGCGAAGGTTCGAAACCGAAGTCTGCAGATCAGGGACCATCCGAATCAGCAAATCTTCCTTCAGCGCTGGATCCCTTCAGTTTCGCGAAAGGAGATTTTCTTCCACGTGAAAACGTCAATGTGTCTGACGATTGGCAGTGGAAACAACCGGACTGGGATTCGATCGGCGGGGGCTTCCGTTCACGCTTTGCTGGGCGGGAACTTTGTGTAGCCGAATCACCCAGTAGCGAATGTGAGATCGCATTTCATGGCAATGCGTTTGGGCTCTACGTTTTGGCAGGCCCCGATGCCGGCGTGGTTGAATACTCAGTCGATGGTGGCGTTTGGGAAAAGCAAGATTTGTATCATCGCTTCAGTCGAGGTTTGCATTACCCGCGGACCGTGGTGCTGAAATCAGAGTTGTCTGACGGTGATCACAAAGTCCGTTTGCGTGTTAGCCGTGAAAAGAATCCGGAAAGCAACGGCCATGCCGTCCGTGTACTCGAGTTCGTTGCATCGTGA
- a CDS encoding DegT/DnrJ/EryC1/StrS family aminotransferase — MPPWPPDWPEIRSSIELSIEQGWWGDYQSPQTSQLASRLAAIAGTDPKQTGTDPKQTGTDPKQTGTDPKQTGTDPKQTGTDPKQTGTDPKDVRGQAPDEAIAAEIRLAPVKTSQNVPTWHCRLVSSGSLAVEMALRVLGAGQQNKVAVCAYDYPGNLRAIEAVGARPYLVDAAFDSYSISPKQLKSIPADEIQFVIASHLYGIPADVNAIKMICRDKGWKWIEDACQTPLMPIASKFAGSHGDLGTLSFGGSKPLTSGNGGAILTDSALFASKLSSMLERPSDASPLSPLQAAVLLPQLDRVAECNQKRFDTVRRLLDEVDWIRQATFGVEPASSATCYKLALRCQNRNEVLNAISELGIPCGAGFRSMHRSSRRRCDRTEDLTRCQDLGDQLCLVDHRALLAEDDQQDWLIETLKPLGGLVKLPA, encoded by the coding sequence TTGCCACCCTGGCCACCCGATTGGCCGGAAATACGAAGCTCGATCGAGCTATCAATCGAACAAGGCTGGTGGGGCGACTACCAAAGCCCCCAAACCTCCCAACTGGCCAGTCGGCTAGCCGCCATTGCAGGGACAGACCCCAAACAAACAGGGACAGACCCCAAACAAACAGGGACAGACCCCAAACAAACAGGGACAGACCCCAAACAAACAGGGACAGACCCCAAACAAACAGGGACAGACCCCAAACAAACAGGGACAGACCCCAAAGACGTTCGGGGACAGGCCCCGGACGAGGCGATAGCAGCGGAAATTCGCTTGGCCCCTGTGAAAACCTCGCAAAACGTCCCCACTTGGCACTGCCGGCTTGTCAGCAGTGGATCCCTGGCCGTCGAGATGGCTCTACGTGTTCTGGGAGCAGGACAGCAAAATAAAGTTGCGGTGTGTGCTTACGACTATCCCGGAAATCTGCGAGCAATCGAGGCTGTGGGTGCCCGTCCGTACCTTGTCGACGCCGCCTTTGACAGCTATTCAATTTCCCCAAAGCAACTCAAATCGATCCCAGCCGACGAAATCCAGTTCGTGATTGCGTCTCATCTCTACGGCATTCCTGCGGATGTAAATGCCATCAAAATGATCTGCCGGGACAAAGGATGGAAATGGATCGAAGACGCCTGCCAGACCCCGCTGATGCCAATTGCTAGCAAATTCGCTGGAAGCCACGGAGATCTTGGCACGCTCAGCTTTGGTGGTAGCAAACCACTAACATCAGGAAACGGTGGCGCGATCCTGACCGACAGCGCACTTTTCGCCAGCAAACTTAGTTCGATGCTCGAACGCCCCAGCGATGCGTCCCCGCTGAGCCCGTTGCAGGCAGCAGTTTTGCTACCACAACTCGATCGTGTCGCCGAATGCAATCAAAAGCGTTTTGATACAGTGCGCCGCCTCTTAGACGAAGTCGACTGGATTCGACAAGCAACCTTCGGTGTGGAGCCCGCTTCGAGCGCGACCTGCTACAAGCTCGCCTTGAGGTGCCAGAATCGCAACGAAGTGCTGAATGCCATTTCGGAACTCGGTATCCCCTGTGGAGCTGGCTTCCGATCCATGCACCGCAGCAGTCGACGCCGTTGCGACCGAACGGAAGATTTAACTCGATGCCAAGACCTGGGAGATCAGCTCTGCCTGGTCGATCATCGTGCTTTACTTGCCGAAGACGACCAACAGGACTGGCTGATCGAAACGCTTAAGCCACTCGGCGGCCTGGTAAAACTACCTGCCTAA
- the yajC gene encoding preprotein translocase subunit YajC, with protein sequence MIQTVVELIPPLLLFAEEAVPPQDKPLLMHILEGPWILIVGFVVIFYFTFVIPEKRRKAEEVKRLASITKGSRVVTVGGLHGTVVSTNAESDVLTLKLDESGNVRVKVSRWALTVVDDKKEKDKDSE encoded by the coding sequence GTGATCCAAACCGTCGTTGAACTCATCCCACCACTTCTGCTGTTTGCCGAAGAAGCTGTGCCTCCGCAGGATAAACCGCTGCTGATGCACATCCTTGAAGGTCCGTGGATTTTAATCGTCGGATTTGTGGTGATTTTCTATTTCACCTTCGTCATTCCAGAAAAGCGACGAAAGGCAGAAGAAGTCAAACGACTGGCTTCAATCACGAAAGGAAGCCGGGTTGTGACGGTCGGTGGTTTGCACGGAACGGTTGTCAGCACGAATGCCGAAAGCGACGTGTTGACATTAAAACTGGACGAAAGCGGCAACGTGCGGGTTAAGGTCAGTCGCTGGGCGCTGACAGTCGTCGACGACAAGAAAGAAAAAGATAAGGACAGCGAGTAG